DNA sequence from the Anaeromicrobium sediminis genome:
ATCTTTAAGTAATGACCCAAAACGTGCTTCCATTCCCTTTGATAAAGAGAGAGAAGGTTTTGTAATGGGAGAAGGAGCAGGAATGCTCATTATGGAAAACCTTGATCATGCCATAAGCCGTGGTGCTCATATATATGGAGAAGTGGTAGGGTACGGAACTACTTGTGATGCTCATCATTTAACGGCTCCTGAAAAAAGCGGAAAAGAAATCATTAGAAGTATGGAACTAGCCTTGATAGATGGTAATATAAGTCCAGAGCAAATTGATTATATTAATGCCCATGGAACTTCTACTCCATATAATGATAAGATAGAAACCCACTCCATAAAGGAAGTATTTAAAGAAAATTCATCTAACATTCCTATAAGTTCTACAAAATCTATGATAGGCCATTTATTAGGAGGAGCAGGAGCTGTTGAGGTTATAGCTTCCATTAAAGGAATGGAGGAAGGGTGTATACATCCTACTGTTGGGCATGAAGTTTATGATGAAGAATGTGATTTAGATTATGTAAAAAATGAAAGTAGAAAAAAATATATGGATTATGTCATGTGTAATTCCTTTGGATTTGGAGGACATAACACGGTACTAATATTGAAGAAGTTTAATGGTTAAGATAATCTCTTAACCATTTTTTATATGCAAGAAAATTATAATATTTTAACCTATAAATAATGGGAAGTTTTCTAATAAATACACATAGAAAACTAAGAAATGACATAGTTAACAAGAAAATGTTTACAAATATTAGATAATATGGTAAATTATAGATGATAATGATAATCATTATCAAAAAGAAGGGGAGGGGCCCATGAAAAAACAGTTATAATATATTAAGTGGAACAGGAAATACAAAAGCTATGGCTCAATTAGGGGGGACCACATATGAAGCTGGGAATTAAAACTAAATTGGTAGGGATGTTTATAATATTAATATCTATTCCCTTGTTATTTTTAGGATTTACTTCTTATAACAGAACTATAAAAATAATAGAAGGGGATTTAAATGAATTATGTACTAGTACAATAGATGGGATTGAAATATCTATTGATAATTATTTAAATAACTTTAGTGAAAGTTTAAATATGATTTCTAAGAATACAGATGTTAAAGAAATTATAGAACATCCTGAATATGAAGTATATATGATTGGAATGTTCAAAAACTTCATAGATTCTCATGAAGATTGTATATCTATATACTTAGGCCTTAAAGATAAAACTATGCATACATATCCTTATACAGAATTTGAAGAAGGGTTTGATCCGTTAACAAGACCTTGGTATAAAAGTGCATATGAAAAAAATACCATATCATGGACTGAGCCTTATATAGATGTTACTACTAATAAATTAGTAGTAACAGCATCAACTCCTGTATATAATAGCAAGGATGAATTTATAGGAGTTATTGGAATTGATATTGATTTAGATACATTATCCCAAAAAATAAATAAGATGAAAATAGGTAAAGATGGATATGCTGCCTTGATTTCTTCAGAAAAAATAATGATAACACATGTAGAAAAAGAAAAAATAGGGAAATATGTAGATAGTAAAGAGATATTAGATGCACTAGATAATAATAAAAAAAGTGTATCATATAAATATGAACAAAATGGAGAATTAAAATCTAAATTAGCAATATTTAAAACTATAAAATCAACTGGATGGACATTAATAGGAAGTTTATATACTAATGAAGTATTTCATAGAGCTAATACAATGTTGTATAGGATTATAATAATAGGAGTAATATTTCTAATAGTATCTATAGGATTAGCATATATATTTTCAAATTATATAACTAAGCAAATAAAGAATATAGTAAATAATACTGAGAAAATGAAACAGGGAGATTTATCTATAAAATCTCATATTAAAACGGGTGATGAATTTGAAAAACTTTCCAATATATTTAATGATACAGTAAGGACTTTAGGTAACTTAATAAGCAATATACAAGATGCATCTAGTGAAGTTAGAAACTCATCTGAGAATTTAGCAGCTATAGCTGAGGAGACTAGTGCAACTTCAGAACAAGTAGGAGCAACAGTTGAAGAAATAGCAAGGGGCGCATTATCTCAGGCGAAAGAGGCAGAAAAAGGATATGAATTAGTTAATGGTTTGTCTAATAAATTTGATGAACTTATGAACAATACAAAAGATATGATTGAATCAACTGAAAATGTAGTTAATTCTAATCTTCAAGGATTTGAAGCTGTTAAAGATTTAGTACAAAAGACTGATAGAAATGCTCAAGCTACTCATAAAATAGAAGAAGCTATAATTGAACTTAGTAGAAAATCAAAAAATATCGAAGATATATTAAATACAATTACATCAATTGCAGAGCAAACAAATTTGCTTGCACTTAATGCATCTATAGAAGCAGCAAGAGCAGGAGAACATGGTAAAGGATTTGCCGTTGTGGCAGATGAGATAAGAAAGCTTGCAGAAGGATCAAAGGCGGCCACTGATAATATAAAAGATATAATAGACAATATTCAAAATGATAGTGAAAATACTGTTAATATAATGAATGAAGTAAAAGTGTTATCTAAAGAACAAGGATTATCTGTTTCTAAAGTTAATGATTCCTTTGAGGTAATATCAAAATCTGTTAGTGATATAACATATAAAACCAATAGGATAAGTGATTTTGTAAACAGTATAAATAAAGAAAAAGATTTAATAGTAGAATCCATACAGAATATAGCAGAAGTATCAGAAGAAAGTGCATCTTCATCTCAAGAAGTAAATGCTTCTATGCAACAACAATTAATGGCAACTGAAGAAGTGGCAAAACTTGCAGATGAAATGAACAATCTTTCTAAGGAACTTGCAGGTCAAATAAAAGTATTCAAAATATAAGCAGTCAATTGGCTGCTTTTTATTTTGAATATAAATTACATGTATTCATATAAGGATTTAGGAAATCCTAATAGTAATGACAAATAAGGAGGTAGAAAATGGATAATAACAACAAAGCAGATGTTATATATATAGAAGATAAAGATGGAGATGATCTTCCCTGTGAGATATTAGCTCAATTTGAAATGGAAGGGAAGAGTTATGTGGCCCTATTGCCACAAGGACAAGAAGAAGAAGTATATTTATTTGGATATAAGGAAACTGGTGATAGAGCAGAGCTCTCAGAGATAAAATCAAATGACGAATATGAATCTGTATCAGAAGCTTTCTTTACTTTATATTAAAAATATTATATATTATATTTTAAAATATAAAGTAAGTGGAGGTCTAGATATGGAATTAAATGAACTATTTAAAGTACAAGAAATTATGGAAAATCACATTAAGAAACTTTCTAATATTGATGAAGAGATTAAGGGAAAAGAAAATTTATTTGATTTAAAATTTTTGGCTCTTCAGGTTAAAACTGGAGAAATAGCTAATACTACTAAATGCTATAAATACTATAAGGTAAAGAAAATTATATCTAAAGAAAAACTATTAATAAGGTATATTGATGCTTTGAAATTTCTGTTATCTATTGGTAACGACCATAACTTTAACATTATAAATGAAGAGGTTATAGATAAATCAAAATATGAGGATAATATAATAAAATTATTTTCATACATATATGATGATATAACTGATCTTAAGAAATCAGCTAAAAAAGATGATTATTTCCATGCTTTAAATACCTATGTAAGATTGTTTACTAGATACTTAAATCTAGCAGAATTAATAGGACTTAACTTCAGTGAAATTTATAGCTATTATATGGAAAATATAGCTATAGAACTAGAATAAATTTCAAATGGAAAAATTAAAAAACTGTGTTTTAAACACAGTTTTTTTTCTTAAATAACCAATCATTATTTACATTGGTATGAGCTAGCTTTATTCGGTGTAAACAAAAGGATTTTTTTATAAAATCATGGTTACCAATTAATGGATAATGAGAATTGTGTTTGCTATTCGAACGAATGGTTGGTTACAATATACACTCAAATGAAAAAAACGATATTTTTTA
Encoded proteins:
- a CDS encoding dUTP diphosphatase; protein product: MELNELFKVQEIMENHIKKLSNIDEEIKGKENLFDLKFLALQVKTGEIANTTKCYKYYKVKKIISKEKLLIRYIDALKFLLSIGNDHNFNIINEEVIDKSKYEDNIIKLFSYIYDDITDLKKSAKKDDYFHALNTYVRLFTRYLNLAELIGLNFSEIYSYYMENIAIELE
- a CDS encoding DUF1292 domain-containing protein; its protein translation is MDNNNKADVIYIEDKDGDDLPCEILAQFEMEGKSYVALLPQGQEEEVYLFGYKETGDRAELSEIKSNDEYESVSEAFFTLY
- a CDS encoding methyl-accepting chemotaxis protein gives rise to the protein MKLGIKTKLVGMFIILISIPLLFLGFTSYNRTIKIIEGDLNELCTSTIDGIEISIDNYLNNFSESLNMISKNTDVKEIIEHPEYEVYMIGMFKNFIDSHEDCISIYLGLKDKTMHTYPYTEFEEGFDPLTRPWYKSAYEKNTISWTEPYIDVTTNKLVVTASTPVYNSKDEFIGVIGIDIDLDTLSQKINKMKIGKDGYAALISSEKIMITHVEKEKIGKYVDSKEILDALDNNKKSVSYKYEQNGELKSKLAIFKTIKSTGWTLIGSLYTNEVFHRANTMLYRIIIIGVIFLIVSIGLAYIFSNYITKQIKNIVNNTEKMKQGDLSIKSHIKTGDEFEKLSNIFNDTVRTLGNLISNIQDASSEVRNSSENLAAIAEETSATSEQVGATVEEIARGALSQAKEAEKGYELVNGLSNKFDELMNNTKDMIESTENVVNSNLQGFEAVKDLVQKTDRNAQATHKIEEAIIELSRKSKNIEDILNTITSIAEQTNLLALNASIEAARAGEHGKGFAVVADEIRKLAEGSKAATDNIKDIIDNIQNDSENTVNIMNEVKVLSKEQGLSVSKVNDSFEVISKSVSDITYKTNRISDFVNSINKEKDLIVESIQNIAEVSEESASSSQEVNASMQQQLMATEEVAKLADEMNNLSKELAGQIKVFKI